The Acidobacteriota bacterium genome segment ACCATCAGCGGCGTCAGCCCGCTGGCGCGAGCGGCGTTGACGTCGGCGCCCGCCGCCAGCAGCGTCTCGACCATCGAGAGGCTCGCGTTCTCGGCGGCCCGATCGAGCGGCGTCACGCCGTGATCGTCGGCCGTGGTCACGTCGGCGCCCGCGGCCAGCAGCAGCCCGGCCATGTCGAGGTCGTTCCAGTGGGCCGCCCAGAGCAGGGCGGTGGACCCGTCCGCCCACCGCGCGTCGACGTCCGCGCCCCGCTCGACGAGCGTGCGAACCGCCTCGGCGTCCTGGGCGGCCGCGGCCTCCACCACGCGCGTGTCCTGCGCGCGCGCATCCTGTGCGGCAAAGAGCAACGCCACACCGGCCATCGCCGACGCCATGACGAACAGACCCGCCGATCGATACATGCTGGCGCTCATCGTCCTGTCTCCCGGGAGTCCGTGACCGAAGGCGCGGGCTCCTCACGCTCCGCGTGTCGATTACGACGATGTCGACCGATGCCGCCCACTATACGCAGGCTGGCGGCAGCCGTCCATCCGATTGATTCGAGTACGGGGCGGCCCGGCCCGCTCGAGTCCTCCGGTACCGGAAGTCTGCGCCGCAGAAGCGGTGCAGAATTCCGGAATGGTCTGGTTGGGCGGAACGACGGAGCCCCAGGCGACGGTTTCCGGGCTATACTGCGTTCCGACCTCTAACAGAAACAGGCTTTTCGGATCGCGGACCACGAGGCGGACGACCATGTTCATGCCGAGGCTTTCGGGCGCCGTGGGACTCGTCGGAATCGTGATCGCCGCGGGTGCGCTCCCGCACGCCGCACCCCTCGAGGCGGCGGGCGCCACACCGGCCGAGGCCGCAGGGGCGCCGGCGGGGCAAGCGGCGCCGTCGGACGAACCCCTCTCGCGGGCGATCTTCGACCGCTACTGCATTACCTGCCACAACGAGCGGCTGCAGACGGCCGGCCTCATGCTCGACCGGCTGGACGTCGAGGATGTCGCCGGCAGCGCCGACGTGCTCGAGAAGGTCGTGCGCAAGCTGCGGGCCGGGCAGATGCCGCCGGAGGGGCGCCCGCGGCCGGCGCCCGCCGCCATCGATGCCTTCGCGACCTCGCTCGAGACGGCCCTCGACCGGGTGGCCGCCGCCGATCCCAATCCGGGACGGGTGGTCTCGCGCCGGCTGAACCGCGTGGAGTACGTCAACGCCATCGAGGACCTGCTGGGGCTGGAGGTCGACGGCGAGGCGCTGCTGCCGAGCGACATGGCCGGCTTCGGCTTCGACAACAACGCCGAGGTGTTGTCCATCACGCCGGCGCTGATGTCCCGCTACATCGCGGCCGCGACCAAGATCAGCCGTGCGGCGATCGGCAGCCCGGACAACAGGCCGGTCATGCAGGTCTATCGCACGGGGTTCGAGCGCCGCGACGTCCGTCTCGACGAGCGGATGCCGTTCGCCAGCCACGGCGGCCTCGCCGTGCGCCATCACTTCCCGCTCGACGGCGAGTACGTCTTCACGATCCGGATGAAGCGCAACGGCACCAGCCAGGCCATCGAGGGGATCGGCGAGCGGGCGCATCAGATCGAGGTGCGGGTGGACCGGGCGCTCGTTCAGCGCTACGAGGTCGGCGGCGAGTATCCCGGGCCGGATCCCGGCTCGCTGATCGCGCCGCGCGAGGACGACGTCGCGGGACAGCGGTTGCACGAGTACCGCATGACCGCCGACGGCGGGATGACGTTCCGCCTGCCGCTCGCGGCGGGCTCGCGCCTGGTGTCGGTTTCGTTCACCGACGCCGCCCCGAGCCCGGCGGCGGTCACCGACCTGCCCGCCATCGGGATGCTCTACATCGCCGGTCCGTTCGACGGCGCGGTGCCGGCGGACACGGCCAGCCGCCAGCGGATCTTCGTCTGCCGCCCCGCCGACGCGACTCTGGCCGCGGAGGAGGCATGCGCGGGGGAGATCCTCGGGTCGCTGGCGCGCCGCGCGTACCGCCGTCCCGTCACCGGGACGGAGGTCGAGGCGCTGCTGGCCGCGTACCGCGAGGGACGCGCCGAGCGCGACTTCGAGGCGGGCGTCGAGCGCGGGCTGGAGACGCTGCTCGCGATGCCGCAGTTCCTGCTCCGGGTCGAGGCCCGGCCGGTGGATGCGCGGCCCGGCGAGGTCCATCCGCTGCGCGATATCGAGCTGGCGTCGCGGCTGTCGTTCTTCCTCTGGCGCAGCCTGCCCGACGACGAGCTGATCGACCTGGGGGCGATCCGCCGGCTGAGCGATCCGGCCGTGCTCTCGGCCCAGGTGCGGCGGATGCTGGCTGACGGGCGCGCCAGCCGCTTCATGAACGACTTCGTCGGCCAGTGGCTGCAGATGCGCGACCTCGGGTCGCACGAGCCGGACGACCGGCTGTTCGCGGCGTTCGACGACACGCTGCGCGCGGCGATGGTGCGCGAGACCGAGCTGTTCTTCGAGAGCCAGGTGCGCCACGACCGCCCGATTCCCGAGCTGCTCGAGGCGGACTACACGTTCCTGAACGAGCAGTTGGCCCGGCACTACGGCGTGGAGGATGTCTACGGCAGCCATTTCCGGCGCGTGGCGTGGAACGACGACCGGCGGCACGGGCTGCTCGGTCACGGGAGCCTGCTGACCGTAACGTCGTACGCCAACCGGACGTCGGTGGTCCTGCGCGGGAAGTGGGTGCTGGAAGCGCTGCTCGGCGCGCCGCCCCCGCCGGCGCCGGCCAACGTCCCGCCGCTGGAGGAGAGCGACGCGGCACAGCCCACCTCGCTGCGAGAGCGAATGGAGGCCCACCGGAGGAACCCGGTCTGCGCCAATTGCCATCGACGGATGGACCCGCTCGGCTTCGCGCTCGAGAACTTCGACGCGATCGGGCGCTGGCGCGACAAGGACGGCGGGGCCGACATCGACGCCGCCATCGAGCTGTCGGGGACAACCGTCGACAGCCCGCGCGCGTTCCGCCAGGCGCTGCTGCGCGAGGGGGACGGCGAGTTCGTCAGGACGGTGACGGAGAAGTTGCTGACCTACGCGCTCGGCCGCGGCGTCATGTACTACGACGCACCGGCGATCCGCCGGATGGTGCGCGCACTGGAGGGCGGCGGCTATCGCTGGTCGTCGCTCGTGCAGCAGGTCGTGTCGAGCGATCCGTTCCGGATGCAGCGGATACCGGACGCCGGCGACGGCGCGACGCCCGCGGCGGCCGGGCAGTAGTAGGCGGACTGGAAGGATGCGCACGCCCTTCGATGGCGCGCGCGGGGAATCGTCGCGGAGTTCGCATCAAGGGGAGAGAA includes the following:
- a CDS encoding DUF1592 domain-containing protein, coding for MPRLSGAVGLVGIVIAAGALPHAAPLEAAGATPAEAAGAPAGQAAPSDEPLSRAIFDRYCITCHNERLQTAGLMLDRLDVEDVAGSADVLEKVVRKLRAGQMPPEGRPRPAPAAIDAFATSLETALDRVAAADPNPGRVVSRRLNRVEYVNAIEDLLGLEVDGEALLPSDMAGFGFDNNAEVLSITPALMSRYIAAATKISRAAIGSPDNRPVMQVYRTGFERRDVRLDERMPFASHGGLAVRHHFPLDGEYVFTIRMKRNGTSQAIEGIGERAHQIEVRVDRALVQRYEVGGEYPGPDPGSLIAPREDDVAGQRLHEYRMTADGGMTFRLPLAAGSRLVSVSFTDAAPSPAAVTDLPAIGMLYIAGPFDGAVPADTASRQRIFVCRPADATLAAEEACAGEILGSLARRAYRRPVTGTEVEALLAAYREGRAERDFEAGVERGLETLLAMPQFLLRVEARPVDARPGEVHPLRDIELASRLSFFLWRSLPDDELIDLGAIRRLSDPAVLSAQVRRMLADGRASRFMNDFVGQWLQMRDLGSHEPDDRLFAAFDDTLRAAMVRETELFFESQVRHDRPIPELLEADYTFLNEQLARHYGVEDVYGSHFRRVAWNDDRRHGLLGHGSLLTVTSYANRTSVVLRGKWVLEALLGAPPPPAPANVPPLEESDAAQPTSLRERMEAHRRNPVCANCHRRMDPLGFALENFDAIGRWRDKDGGADIDAAIELSGTTVDSPRAFRQALLREGDGEFVRTVTEKLLTYALGRGVMYYDAPAIRRMVRALEGGGYRWSSLVQQVVSSDPFRMQRIPDAGDGATPAAAGQ